The genomic stretch GGCGAGTTTGGCCTCGAGTTCCAGAATGCGGCCCTCGATGAAACTCTGGCGTTCCTTCGCCGCCTCGTATTCGGCATTCTCCGAAAGGTCGCCGTGGGTGCGCGCGTCCTGGATCGCGCCGATGATTCTCGGTCGCTCGACCGTTTTCAGATGGTGCAGCTCGCGGCGCAGCAGCTCCGCGCCCTTTGCGGTCAATGGAATCTTTCTCATCTTGCCGGACTGAATCCTCTTTAGGCAGCGCCAATGATCACCGACGGTGGCGGGTCGCGACGGGAGGCCGCCGCGGGTGCCGGTCAATGCAGCCTCGCGTGCAGCTCCTGGAGCGAGTGGACGCGCAGCTCGCGCATGCCTTCCATCCCGGTGCAGGCGGCCCGCGCACCGGCTAGCGTCGTGAAATAGGTCACCCGGCCCTGCAGCGCCGAGCGCCGTATGGAGTAGGAATCCTGGATCGACACCGGGTGCTCATCCACCGTGTTGATGATCATGGCGATCTCGCCGTTCTTGATCATGTCCACGATGTGCGGCCGGCCTTCGGTGACCTTGTTGACCGGCGTGACGTTGAGGCCC from Burkholderiales bacterium encodes the following:
- the carB gene encoding carbamoyl phosphate synthase large subunit (four CarB-CarA dimers form the carbamoyl phosphate synthetase holoenzyme that catalyzes the production of carbamoyl phosphate; CarB is responsible for the amidotransferase activity) → LAAGVRLPASGKVFISVKNADKPKIIEIARALARLGFQLLATRGTAAALSGAGLNVTPVNKVTEGRPHIVDMIKNGEIAMIINTVDEHPVSIQDSYSIRRSALQGRVTYFTTLAGARAACTGMEGMRELRVHSLQELHARLH